Proteins from a single region of Pseudodesulfovibrio portus:
- a CDS encoding insulinase family protein — protein sequence MTHGFTKVREMEIAEMATRAVIYRHDKTGARVLSMINDDENKVFGISFRTPPEDSTGVAHILEHSVLCGSDRYPVKEPFVELLKGSLQTFLNALTFPDKTCYPVASANVQDFYNLVDVYLDAVFHPRLTENTLKQEGWHYELAAPDAPLTYKGVVFNEMKGAYSSPDSLLYEHSQQSLFPDTTYGIDSGGDPAVIPDLTFEQFMAFHRDHYHPSNGYAYFYGDDDPDKRLEILDRVFSEYEPIDVAATRVPLQERFTEARSVRKGYPASDRLAKGMFTVNWLLAETADANLNLALHVLEHILVGLPSSPLKKALMDSGLGDDLAGVGLEADMRQMFFSVGLKGMHPANAVKAESVIFHAIKELVDNGIDARDIEAAINSVEFSLRENNTGSYPRGLSLMFQALSTWLYDDGETEGDPLALLPFEQPLGNIKAWIANGDKIFEELLARLFLHNPHRTTVLLEPDHKMARRMAKEETDRLASAKAAMTPEQVQAVMTEAEELNRLQGEPDSVEALNSIPRLALGDLPAENRVIPSEMRAVAGCDLLFHDLPTNGIAYLDLGFDLSVVPDELLPYMGVFGRALVESGTSERDYVDLSQLIACTSGGIWATPFAAPVLGSDEAASRLFVRAKSTGDKVAATLDIVGEILTSATLDNKERLSRIVSEARARTEQRLVPSGHMVVATRLRARSHAANAMEEAMSGLTNLLFLRDLEKRIEDDFRSVAKDMERIRSLLLGRNHLILNATMDADMFAAMESDLASLINRLPESDSGPVKRTVPAFPAREGLAIPAQVNYVGKGCNVAEHGFAFTGAALAVNKLIRTGYLWEKVRVQGGAYGAFCLMDRVAGTLSFVSYRDPNVADTVAAFDNVADYLADLDLNNDELEKSVIGAIGEMDAYQLPDAKGYTALMRHITGQSDEYLQTVRDQALAATPKDFRDLAEAVRINAKHGDIVVLGDSLAMENAGLDLEIEQVL from the coding sequence ATGACCCACGGATTCACCAAGGTACGGGAAATGGAAATAGCGGAGATGGCCACCAGGGCAGTGATCTACCGCCACGACAAGACCGGGGCGCGCGTCCTGTCCATGATCAACGACGACGAGAACAAGGTGTTCGGCATCTCCTTCCGCACGCCGCCCGAGGACTCCACGGGCGTGGCCCATATCCTGGAACACTCGGTGCTCTGCGGGTCGGACAGGTATCCGGTCAAGGAGCCGTTCGTGGAGCTGCTCAAGGGGTCGCTCCAGACCTTCCTGAACGCTCTGACCTTCCCGGACAAGACCTGCTATCCCGTGGCCTCGGCCAACGTGCAGGACTTCTACAACCTGGTGGACGTCTACCTGGACGCGGTCTTCCACCCCCGGCTCACCGAGAACACCCTCAAGCAGGAGGGGTGGCACTACGAGCTGGCAGCGCCGGACGCGCCCCTGACTTACAAGGGCGTGGTCTTCAACGAGATGAAGGGCGCGTACTCCTCGCCCGATTCGCTCCTGTACGAGCACTCCCAGCAGTCGCTGTTCCCGGACACCACCTACGGCATCGACTCGGGCGGCGACCCGGCGGTCATCCCGGACCTGACCTTTGAACAGTTCATGGCCTTTCACCGCGACCACTACCATCCGTCCAACGGGTATGCCTATTTCTACGGCGACGACGACCCGGACAAGCGGCTGGAAATCCTGGACAGGGTTTTCTCCGAGTACGAGCCCATCGACGTCGCGGCCACCCGGGTGCCGCTCCAGGAGCGGTTCACCGAGGCCCGGTCCGTGCGCAAGGGCTACCCGGCATCCGACCGGCTGGCCAAGGGCATGTTCACGGTCAACTGGCTGCTGGCCGAGACCGCCGACGCCAATCTCAATCTCGCCCTGCACGTGCTGGAGCACATCCTCGTCGGCCTGCCCAGCTCGCCGCTCAAGAAGGCGCTCATGGACTCCGGCCTGGGCGACGACCTGGCAGGGGTGGGGCTCGAGGCGGACATGCGCCAGATGTTCTTCTCCGTGGGCCTCAAGGGCATGCACCCGGCCAACGCCGTGAAGGCCGAGTCCGTCATCTTCCACGCCATCAAGGAGCTGGTGGACAACGGCATCGACGCTCGCGACATCGAGGCCGCCATCAATTCCGTGGAGTTTTCCCTGCGCGAGAACAACACCGGTTCGTACCCGCGCGGCCTGTCCCTCATGTTCCAGGCCCTGTCCACCTGGCTCTATGACGACGGGGAAACCGAGGGCGATCCTTTGGCGCTCCTGCCGTTCGAGCAGCCGCTTGGCAACATCAAGGCGTGGATCGCCAACGGCGACAAGATTTTCGAGGAGCTGCTGGCCCGTCTGTTCCTGCACAACCCGCACCGGACCACGGTCCTGCTCGAGCCGGACCACAAGATGGCCCGGCGCATGGCCAAGGAGGAAACCGACCGGCTGGCCTCGGCCAAGGCGGCCATGACCCCCGAACAGGTCCAGGCGGTCATGACCGAGGCCGAGGAACTGAACCGGCTCCAGGGCGAGCCCGATTCGGTGGAGGCGCTGAATTCCATCCCGCGTTTGGCCCTCGGGGACCTGCCTGCGGAGAACAGGGTCATCCCCTCGGAGATGCGCGCCGTTGCCGGTTGCGACCTGCTGTTCCACGACCTGCCCACCAACGGCATCGCCTATCTCGATCTGGGCTTCGACCTGTCGGTCGTCCCGGACGAGCTGTTGCCCTACATGGGCGTGTTCGGCCGCGCCCTGGTGGAGTCCGGCACGTCCGAGCGCGATTATGTGGACCTGTCCCAGTTGATCGCCTGCACCTCGGGCGGCATCTGGGCCACGCCGTTTGCCGCGCCCGTCCTCGGCTCCGATGAAGCGGCCTCGCGCCTGTTCGTGCGCGCCAAGTCCACGGGCGACAAGGTCGCCGCCACCCTCGACATAGTGGGCGAAATCCTGACTTCGGCCACCCTGGACAACAAGGAGCGGTTGTCGCGGATCGTATCCGAGGCCCGCGCCCGGACCGAGCAGCGCCTGGTGCCGTCCGGCCACATGGTGGTCGCCACCCGGCTGCGCGCCCGGTCCCATGCCGCCAACGCCATGGAAGAGGCCATGTCCGGCCTGACCAACCTGCTGTTCCTGCGCGATCTGGAAAAACGCATCGAAGACGACTTCCGTTCCGTGGCCAAGGACATGGAGCGCATCCGCTCCCTGCTTCTGGGCCGGAATCATCTCATCCTCAACGCCACCATGGACGCGGACATGTTCGCGGCCATGGAGTCCGACCTCGCCTCCCTGATCAACCGGCTGCCCGAGTCCGACTCCGGGCCGGTCAAGCGCACGGTGCCCGCCTTCCCCGCCCGCGAGGGTCTCGCCATCCCGGCCCAGGTCAACTACGTGGGCAAGGGGTGCAACGTGGCCGAGCACGGGTTCGCCTTCACCGGCGCGGCCCTGGCCGTGAACAAGCTCATCCGCACCGGCTACCTGTGGGAAAAGGTGCGCGTGCAGGGCGGGGCCTACGGCGCGTTCTGCCTCATGGACCGCGTGGCCGGGACCCTGTCCTTCGTGTCCTACCGCGATCCCAACGTGGCCGACACCGTGGCCGCCTTCGACAACGTGGCCGACTACCTCGCCGACCTCGACCTCAACAATGACGAGCTGGAAAAGTCCGTCATCGGCGCCATCGGCGAGATGGACGCCTATCAGCTGCCCGACGCCAAGGGCTATACCGCCCTCATGCGCCACATCACCGGCCAGAGCGACGAATACCTCCAGACCGTGCGCGACCAGGCCCTGGCCGCCACGCCCAAGGATTTCCGCGACCTGGCCGAGGCTGTGCGCATCAACGCGAAACACGGCGATATCGTCGTGCTCGGCGATTCCCTGGCCATGGAGAACGCAGGGCTGGACCTGGAGATCGAGCAGGTGCTGTAG
- a CDS encoding response regulator — protein MAMLDDFRNKEFLDQITILNEISGSKDPEALPGLMALLKEPVGDTSIDYMVVNALNAVLSNNEDIVIQGLTDDHEGFNILCIRVAGEYALKNAVPSLASMTEKEQDPDRLMEIITSLARIADPQALPVFRKFLDHEDAFIQSACIEALGKLSDTESIGRFKAMIEESEAPDRFEVCDITTWKAVDTLAGFRSDDTIGFLVAKLHHKNPTVRRIITDALVSIGTQCVPMLLGSFETGNTDDKILTANVLGFIGHRSGADGLVAALDKGLAANENVRYAVYEALGRIGTMKGIICLVDGLSETEELILMAVIGGLGNHVNPGMIATLTKLIAEGDDQSARLVKAIIASKATAIFDALYENPEAGDALIEVLAKSKDPHILEEFRAVLVDIDDERSKRDLKRLPQVSTGSRKALAADDSRSMCAMHRAILTDLGFEPFIAVNGEEAYDFIEEGEEFEVIVTDMNMPVMDGMELVAKIRSTPGMEDTPIIMVTTESEMSQQDLASKAGVTAFITKPFKPDELKMKINEITR, from the coding sequence ATGGCAATGCTTGACGATTTTCGCAACAAGGAATTCCTCGACCAGATAACGATCCTGAACGAGATATCCGGAAGCAAGGACCCTGAAGCCCTGCCGGGGTTGATGGCCCTGCTCAAGGAGCCGGTCGGGGACACCTCCATAGACTACATGGTGGTCAACGCCCTCAATGCCGTCCTGTCCAACAACGAAGACATCGTCATCCAGGGGCTGACCGACGACCACGAGGGCTTCAACATCCTGTGCATCCGCGTGGCCGGCGAATACGCTCTCAAAAACGCGGTGCCTTCCCTCGCCTCCATGACCGAAAAGGAACAGGACCCCGACCGGCTCATGGAGATCATAACCTCCCTGGCCCGCATCGCCGATCCACAGGCCCTGCCCGTATTCAGGAAATTCCTGGACCACGAGGACGCCTTCATCCAGTCCGCCTGCATCGAGGCCCTGGGCAAACTTTCGGACACCGAATCCATCGGCCGGTTCAAGGCCATGATCGAAGAGAGCGAGGCTCCGGACCGCTTCGAGGTCTGCGACATCACCACCTGGAAGGCCGTCGACACCCTGGCCGGGTTCCGCTCGGACGACACCATCGGCTTCCTGGTGGCGAAACTCCACCACAAGAACCCCACGGTCAGGCGCATCATCACCGACGCCCTGGTGTCCATCGGCACGCAATGCGTCCCCATGCTGCTGGGATCCTTTGAAACGGGCAACACGGACGACAAGATCCTGACCGCCAACGTGCTCGGCTTCATCGGCCACCGTTCCGGCGCGGACGGGCTGGTGGCCGCCCTGGACAAGGGGCTGGCCGCGAACGAGAACGTCCGTTACGCCGTGTACGAGGCCCTGGGCCGCATCGGCACCATGAAGGGCATCATCTGCCTGGTGGACGGGCTGTCCGAGACCGAGGAGCTGATTCTCATGGCCGTCATCGGCGGGCTGGGGAATCACGTCAATCCCGGCATGATCGCCACCCTGACCAAGCTCATTGCCGAGGGCGACGACCAGTCCGCAAGACTGGTCAAGGCCATCATCGCCTCCAAGGCCACCGCCATATTCGACGCCCTGTATGAGAACCCGGAGGCCGGGGACGCCCTGATCGAAGTCCTGGCCAAATCCAAGGACCCGCATATCCTGGAAGAATTCCGCGCAGTCCTGGTCGATATCGACGACGAGCGCAGCAAGCGCGACCTCAAGCGGTTGCCCCAGGTCTCCACCGGCTCGCGCAAGGCCCTGGCCGCGGACGACTCCCGGTCCATGTGCGCCATGCACCGGGCCATCCTCACGGACCTCGGCTTCGAGCCCTTCATCGCCGTCAACGGCGAGGAGGCCTACGATTTCATCGAAGAGGGCGAGGAGTTCGAGGTCATCGTCACGGACATGAACATGCCCGTCATGGACGGCATGGAATTGGTGGCCAAGATCCGGAGCACTCCGGGCATGGAAGACACCCCCATCATCATGGTCACCACCGAGTCCGAGATGTCCCAACAGGACCTGGCTTCCAAGGCGGGCGTCACCGCTTTCATCACCAAGCCCTTCAAGCCGGACGAACTCAAGATGAAAATCAACGAGATTACTCGCTGA
- a CDS encoding UTRA domain-containing protein — translation MEEKKKSPQYLKVKRHILEQLRIGALKPHDKLPTERELTELFAVNRNTARHALAILEREGRIYRAGRKGWFTSGQRLVFDPSKEHVNFDRQARQQGFEPAWQVIESGPAIATGELQELFDVKEGTPLFQVHETGSLDGQPVYYSEYFFLAEICPGFLPKIIDRPMTDVLREDHAIHLYQKSLLIRPINMAERTAGLLDLPAHYPGVFFRRVKTSQTGQVVEVDFEYWRADSIELRSAFDTPR, via the coding sequence ATGGAAGAAAAAAAGAAGTCACCCCAATACCTTAAGGTCAAACGCCATATATTGGAGCAGCTTCGCATCGGAGCGCTGAAGCCCCATGACAAATTGCCCACGGAGCGGGAGCTGACCGAACTGTTTGCCGTCAACCGAAATACCGCCCGGCATGCTCTGGCAATCCTGGAGCGGGAAGGAAGAATCTACCGCGCCGGTCGCAAGGGGTGGTTCACCAGCGGCCAGAGGCTCGTCTTTGACCCGAGCAAGGAGCATGTGAACTTCGACAGGCAGGCCCGGCAGCAGGGTTTTGAACCGGCCTGGCAGGTAATAGAAAGCGGCCCCGCCATAGCCACCGGGGAACTACAGGAACTGTTCGACGTCAAGGAAGGGACGCCGCTCTTCCAAGTCCATGAGACGGGCAGCCTGGACGGGCAGCCGGTTTATTATTCGGAGTATTTCTTTCTTGCGGAAATCTGCCCCGGCTTCCTGCCCAAGATCATCGACCGACCGATGACCGACGTTCTCAGGGAAGACCACGCCATACACCTGTATCAGAAGTCCCTCCTCATCCGGCCCATCAACATGGCTGAACGAACGGCGGGGCTGCTTGACCTTCCCGCCCATTACCCCGGCGTATTCTTCCGCCGCGTCAAGACCTCCCAGACCGGTCAGGTGGTCGAGGTGGATTTCGAATACTGGCGTGCGGATTCCATCGAATTGCGAAGCGCTTTCGACACCCCCCGCTAG
- a CDS encoding AEC family transporter: MSPVILAIIPIFGLILLGFVLRRLEFPGRDFWPVSERLTYYVLFPALLVSGMSGRSFDGSALGLALTLAAAICLVGAFLMLAKNMFRMDGPVFTSVFQGAIRPNTYVGLSASAALLGPDWMTLSAVALLTLVPLVNVLCVLVLSKHGKHGGGLSRVGLELVKNPLILACAVGMLLNVTGTALPGLLNDLLVILGKAALPMGLLAVGAGLRMEGLGERAMPVGLASLAHLVALPLAAYGCAQLFGVSGYARDAALIYTAIPVSVSAFILARQMGGDHRVMALIITVETALSAVTMPVVLGVLGS, translated from the coding sequence ATGTCTCCGGTCATCCTCGCCATCATCCCCATCTTCGGGCTCATCCTGCTCGGATTCGTGCTGCGCCGGTTGGAGTTTCCGGGCCGGGACTTCTGGCCCGTGTCCGAGCGGCTGACCTATTACGTGCTCTTCCCGGCCCTGCTGGTCAGCGGCATGTCGGGCCGCAGTTTCGACGGCTCGGCCCTGGGGTTGGCCCTGACCCTGGCGGCGGCCATCTGCCTGGTGGGCGCGTTCCTGATGCTCGCAAAAAACATGTTCCGCATGGACGGACCGGTCTTCACCTCGGTCTTCCAGGGCGCGATCCGGCCCAACACCTACGTGGGGTTGTCCGCCTCGGCGGCCCTGCTCGGCCCGGACTGGATGACCCTGTCCGCCGTGGCCCTGCTGACCCTGGTGCCGCTGGTCAACGTGCTCTGCGTGCTGGTCCTGTCCAAGCACGGCAAGCACGGCGGCGGCCTTTCCAGGGTGGGACTGGAGCTGGTCAAGAACCCGCTCATCCTGGCCTGCGCCGTGGGCATGCTCCTCAACGTCACGGGCACGGCCCTGCCCGGCCTGCTCAACGATCTGCTGGTCATCCTGGGCAAGGCGGCCCTGCCCATGGGCCTTCTGGCCGTGGGAGCGGGGTTGCGCATGGAGGGGTTGGGCGAGCGCGCCATGCCCGTGGGGTTGGCCTCCCTGGCCCATCTGGTGGCCCTGCCGCTGGCCGCCTACGGCTGCGCCCAACTGTTCGGCGTGAGCGGGTACGCCCGGGACGCGGCCCTGATCTACACGGCCATCCCCGTGTCCGTGTCTGCATTCATCCTGGCCCGCCAGATGGGCGGCGACCACCGCGTCATGGCGCTGATCATCACGGTTGAGACCGCTTTGTCCGCCGTGACCATGCCGGTTGTTTTGGGAGTGCTTGGCAGTTAG
- a CDS encoding esterase/lipase family protein, with product MLFFILSLFFWAVFVLAVLRYTAFFLSNHLAGELGEIREKAGPLFLPVLRGVVTAMLADAVALASSLFLLLPEDDPDTPGVPVVMVHGLYHNRTAWLIMKRRLRKAGYTNLHTYQYNSFTRDFEPAVHGLLRKLDSLPGGRDAGVVLMGHSLGGLVSRCVAGNPQYRDRIKGLITLGSPHHGSDLARLGGNRMARDLIPGRHISRAVDRMPDPHCPRLGIFTLTDDYVFPLSMLRTGREGWQEKICSPMAHVWMLYSREISAMVVDFLKENVEP from the coding sequence ATGCTGTTTTTCATCCTCAGCCTGTTCTTCTGGGCCGTCTTCGTGCTGGCCGTTCTCCGCTACACGGCCTTTTTCCTGTCCAACCATTTGGCCGGGGAGCTCGGGGAGATACGGGAAAAGGCCGGGCCCCTGTTCCTTCCGGTCCTGCGCGGGGTGGTCACGGCCATGCTGGCCGACGCGGTGGCCCTGGCAAGCTCCCTGTTCCTGCTCCTGCCCGAGGACGATCCGGACACGCCCGGGGTGCCGGTGGTCATGGTCCACGGGTTGTACCACAACCGGACCGCCTGGCTGATCATGAAGCGGCGGTTGAGGAAAGCCGGGTACACCAACCTGCACACCTACCAGTACAACAGCTTTACCCGCGACTTCGAACCCGCCGTGCACGGCCTGCTGCGCAAGCTGGACTCCCTGCCCGGCGGCCGCGACGCCGGGGTCGTTCTCATGGGCCACAGCCTGGGCGGCCTGGTCTCCCGTTGTGTGGCTGGGAACCCGCAGTACCGGGACCGCATCAAGGGGCTGATCACCCTGGGGTCCCCCCACCACGGCAGCGACCTGGCCCGGCTCGGCGGCAACCGCATGGCCCGCGATCTCATCCCGGGCCGCCACATCTCCCGGGCGGTTGACCGCATGCCCGACCCGCATTGCCCGCGCCTGGGCATCTTTACCCTGACCGACGATTACGTCTTCCCCCTGTCCATGCTCAGGACGGGCCGGGAGGGTTGGCAGGAAAAGATATGTTCCCCCATGGCCCATGTCTGGATGCTCTATTCCCGCGAGATATCCGCGATGGTCGTCGATTTCCTGAAAGAGAACGTCGAGCCCTAG
- a CDS encoding N-acyl homoserine lactonase family protein gives MKYTVHPICMGTKVFDKGMMTYQQGYGTPYTIPIYTWYIEGGDKKILVDTGEMQPIVSEEREKAIGGKIYTFEEGLAKYGLTPEDIDIVIHTHLHNDHCENDYKCVNAKVYVHEQELESVYNPHPLDFRYLEDYVDDIRDNGQIVAVNQDTEVVPGITMIHTPAHTPGGMSVKVETDKGSVLICGFCTILENLDPPKEVRAMEMEVIPPGTNTGPYEAYDILVKAKTLADHVLPLHEPKWASMDTVP, from the coding sequence ATGAAATACACAGTGCATCCCATCTGCATGGGAACCAAGGTTTTCGACAAGGGCATGATGACCTACCAGCAGGGATACGGCACGCCTTACACCATCCCCATCTACACCTGGTACATCGAGGGCGGCGACAAGAAGATTCTCGTGGACACCGGCGAGATGCAGCCCATCGTATCCGAGGAGCGGGAAAAGGCCATCGGCGGCAAGATCTACACCTTCGAGGAAGGGCTGGCCAAGTACGGCCTGACCCCCGAGGACATCGACATCGTCATCCACACCCACCTGCACAACGACCATTGCGAGAACGACTACAAGTGCGTCAACGCCAAGGTATACGTGCACGAGCAGGAACTGGAGTCCGTCTACAACCCGCACCCGCTGGATTTCCGCTACCTCGAGGACTACGTGGACGACATCAGGGACAACGGCCAGATCGTGGCCGTGAACCAGGACACCGAGGTGGTTCCCGGCATCACCATGATCCACACCCCGGCCCACACCCCGGGCGGCATGTCCGTGAAGGTGGAGACCGACAAGGGAAGCGTCCTCATCTGCGGCTTCTGCACCATCCTGGAAAACCTTGACCCCCCGAAGGAGGTCCGGGCCATGGAGATGGAGGTCATCCCGCCGGGCACCAACACCGGCCCCTACGAGGCCTACGACATCCTGGTCAAGGCCAAGACCCTGGCCGATCACGTCCTCCCGCTCCACGAACCCAAGTGGGCGTCCATGGACACCGTGCCCTAA
- a CDS encoding MFS transporter, with amino-acid sequence MSRTDRTPASAPFATALPAVMLVAAIFFLNFISRVILAPLMPVVQADLGFTHAGAGYLFLSIALGNGTGLLLSGFVSRAWNHRRTVGLSAIAVGGLALITPLADSYQTLIAAVFGLGVGAGLYLPSGIAAITSLVRKEDWGKALAVHELAPNLSFVSAPLLAEAALFFFDWRTALTLIGGVQICLGLWFLKAGRGGDFPGLVPTPAMAARIVRRPVFWLLVLFFSLAIGANVGPYSMLPLYLVDAHGFSRPEANQLLSYSRIAACFVPFAAGWITDKWGARLAILLGLCLTGASLVALGLASGRFLVAMALVEPVCSVILFAPAFTMLSMSFDPAERSVAVALIGPCNAVLGMGLVPTFLGLMGDAGRFDTGFLVLGAVMASAALLLPLAPGGKA; translated from the coding sequence ATGAGCAGGACTGACAGGACACCGGCTTCGGCCCCTTTCGCCACGGCGCTCCCCGCCGTGATGCTCGTTGCGGCCATCTTTTTCCTCAATTTCATCTCCCGCGTGATCCTCGCACCGCTCATGCCCGTGGTGCAGGCGGATCTCGGGTTCACCCACGCCGGGGCAGGGTACCTCTTCCTGTCCATCGCCCTGGGCAACGGCACCGGTCTGCTGTTGAGCGGGTTCGTGTCCAGGGCCTGGAATCACCGCCGCACAGTGGGGCTGTCCGCCATTGCCGTGGGCGGCCTCGCCCTGATCACACCCCTGGCCGACAGTTATCAGACCCTGATCGCGGCCGTGTTCGGCCTGGGCGTAGGGGCCGGGCTCTACCTGCCGTCCGGCATCGCCGCCATAACCTCCCTGGTGCGCAAGGAGGACTGGGGCAAGGCCCTGGCCGTCCACGAATTGGCCCCGAATCTTTCATTCGTCTCGGCCCCGCTCCTGGCCGAGGCCGCCCTGTTCTTTTTCGACTGGCGGACAGCCCTGACTCTGATCGGCGGCGTCCAGATATGCCTTGGCCTCTGGTTCCTCAAGGCGGGGCGGGGCGGCGACTTCCCCGGCCTGGTGCCGACGCCGGCCATGGCGGCCCGCATCGTGCGGCGGCCCGTGTTCTGGCTGCTGGTCCTGTTCTTTTCCCTGGCCATAGGGGCCAACGTGGGGCCGTACTCCATGCTGCCGCTGTATCTGGTGGACGCGCACGGATTCTCCCGTCCCGAGGCCAACCAGCTTCTGTCGTATTCGCGCATAGCGGCCTGCTTCGTGCCGTTTGCCGCCGGGTGGATAACGGATAAATGGGGCGCTCGCCTGGCCATCCTGCTCGGCCTCTGCCTGACCGGCGCCAGCCTGGTCGCCCTGGGGTTGGCGTCGGGGCGGTTCCTCGTGGCCATGGCCCTGGTGGAGCCCGTGTGCAGCGTCATCCTCTTTGCCCCGGCCTTCACCATGCTCTCCATGTCCTTCGACCCGGCGGAGCGCAGCGTGGCCGTGGCCCTGATCGGGCCGTGCAACGCCGTGCTCGGCATGGGCCTGGTGCCCACCTTTCTGGGCCTGATGGGCGACGCGGGCCGGTTCGATACCGGTTTTCTCGTCCTCGGCGCGGTCATGGCGTCCGCCGCACTGCTGCTGCCCCTGGCGCCCGGCGGAAAGGCCTGA
- a CDS encoding peroxiredoxin — translation MSCEHEHEEIFPEFAKIGQPVPEFKLEAFDPTEGGFTEVDLGALRKEGKWVILFFYPADFTFVCPTELADLGSRYEALKGLGAEVVSVSTDTKFTHMAWKTDERLLADVKYKMGADSSGEVSRFFDVWDFETGLADRGTFIISPDGVLVSSEINFHNVGRNADELFRKMEANVYLREHPNEACPAKWTPGEKTLTPSEKLVGNVYEALND, via the coding sequence ATGAGCTGCGAACACGAACACGAAGAAATTTTCCCGGAATTCGCCAAAATCGGCCAGCCTGTCCCGGAATTCAAACTGGAGGCCTTCGACCCCACCGAGGGCGGCTTCACCGAGGTGGACCTGGGCGCGCTGCGCAAGGAAGGCAAATGGGTCATCCTGTTCTTCTACCCGGCGGACTTCACCTTTGTCTGCCCCACCGAACTGGCCGACCTGGGCAGCAGGTACGAAGCCCTCAAAGGCTTGGGTGCCGAGGTCGTCTCCGTGTCCACGGACACCAAATTCACCCACATGGCCTGGAAGACCGACGAACGGCTCCTGGCCGACGTCAAATACAAGATGGGTGCCGACTCCTCCGGCGAGGTGTCCCGCTTCTTCGACGTCTGGGACTTCGAGACCGGCCTGGCCGACCGCGGCACGTTCATCATCAGCCCCGACGGCGTGCTGGTCTCCAGCGAGATCAATTTCCACAACGTGGGCCGCAACGCGGACGAGCTGTTCCGCAAGATGGAGGCCAACGTCTACCTGCGCGAGCATCCCAACGAGGCCTGCCCGGCCAAATGGACTCCCGGCGAAAAGACCCTGACCCCCAGTGAAAAACTCGTGGGCAACGTCTACGAAGCATTGAACGACTAA
- a CDS encoding chemotaxis protein CheX, which produces MDVELAKPFIKAAVDVLSTMAFIKPNVGKPYIKKNNVAAGDVSGMVGITGEQNGSVSLSFSKGCAVAIVKNMLGDEIDDIMQDVSDAVGELTNMISGQARAGLAEKGLVFEGSTPTVVMGDGHTISHIAKNPIMAIPFTTPDGEFTIEFCFE; this is translated from the coding sequence ATGGATGTCGAATTGGCGAAGCCCTTCATCAAAGCGGCTGTTGACGTTTTATCCACCATGGCCTTTATAAAACCGAACGTCGGAAAGCCCTATATCAAGAAAAACAACGTGGCGGCGGGTGACGTCTCCGGCATGGTCGGCATCACCGGCGAGCAGAACGGCAGCGTATCCCTTTCCTTTTCCAAAGGATGTGCGGTGGCCATCGTCAAGAATATGCTGGGCGACGAAATCGACGACATCATGCAGGACGTCAGCGACGCCGTCGGCGAACTGACCAACATGATCTCCGGCCAGGCCCGCGCCGGACTGGCGGAAAAGGGACTCGTGTTCGAAGGCTCCACGCCCACCGTGGTCATGGGGGACGGTCACACCATTTCCCACATCGCCAAAAATCCGATCATGGCAATCCCCTTCACCACTCCGGACGGGGAGTTCACCATCGAATTTTGTTTCGAATAG